In a single window of the Drosophila subpulchrella strain 33 F10 #4 breed RU33 chromosome X, RU_Dsub_v1.1 Primary Assembly, whole genome shotgun sequence genome:
- the LOC119557060 gene encoding protein lava lamp isoform X2 translates to MAEDSAALESSYDFSIVQPDDHEYGEVDTRLTGSSNDLSLLQNVSASTTRGTEGKGRLDSLKENLYKQQERLTALKERALRKSQDGRRKPSMSDSMESLKTLGQKLTVLKTRSGDSSTPLVTPTKDSAPGDVSLLQTSGNEKLLMLTQRTEQNRALLEQRKKDLAKSLLSVKSNIGIGRQTTAELGSSMTDLRQAGSTSNPPVSRHRSALDLEAQGQEPLDESRVKLLKNRMKITELKQSRQEQELQELRTELAKRANLIEQLELSGAELQRTLTQRNEELEQLRLGQEVENKVTEGDSLQQQEHSRLQGEVLVLRERLAELENVNDLLETTRCELQEELTTARERERQRDQELEQEHEHEKSSSSPHSDAASTDAQVSVELAKQLQELTNQLSDLQATNEELRQQLAAQTKIQVSDEVVSQRLEELEATIAAQSSQLEEQKSAMAAQSEEIAEKTTELNVLNVNLRLLEEKLAQSSRSKPLFLDDHMEDSAASNQLQEEVQQLKQKLDESNKANIKLKLKCKQAEKQLQKLQSQDGQQQLASLAADNEELQQRITVLEDEKGQWQLANMQEEEVEVRQPPQSPESNPLQLEAIRLLEEQKQELQQALEALQQGHESARVESELSEVQMEEQLTQRVQQLEQEAHEQRQQLDTLQTEKETLDKKLTHYINENMELLDKLEKLSSSSSAESIEIVERQQLECFGQRRPASEGDAQEQKQVDPPVPSHVSELTQTEEEDSPSESISQLRERLELFTQERGEVLDKLEQLSAENLQLQARLEESSSSLQMLQREREKDLISSTSTSSNLSQELSSMQRSSEVVATLDAGEGGPVLFEKCEKSLSKLNSELEAYRKANDRQAKFNVSKKLAKEAKNCHTQLSELLHKVKEASTAVETVTVVETVVAVTAPNGKALAEYEQLNAQNAELKAVISRLRQELDELRDSYPEAEPPLAIIGSESQREEEFLQLQSLLEDTRSSEAELRQQIEEQLEQIRELRQIEADQLQLVARQSAEITQLQLQAEQFDQLLNAKEMSHEKQLEQQTRIRRELEARGESLEGELSILQALVAEQKQQLIENLSENEHNLNLKMLELQSAQEELVELRAKEDPDQLREALRISKSLAAQQISELASSQETIDALNQQIQELYQGVETARQEEQLKTRELREKLKKYALNLKKRTQDNAELEQKVQELTSQVQELQEEVKQKELLEQEEREPIVDTQQVEQLQQQINKLNEDLKAKIHANLENRDALRQLKQQIQEQEELIQQRDAELQDANLVNKELRRERQEAEQEVFQQGQENSRLKQELSQRQQEIHNLEQKLREQPTAIVDLRLQLEAKSKKFEKSKELIKHRNATIQALQRELQQLQQQQDNQVEHVRAKRATQEQLHLEKDEEIAALRQKITQLESQRISAAEHQGDGTITKITQQQLESQSQADSLRDSDREQQDLRIQLTAAQQQHSLLAQQYAKDKATFELTIDRLGTIHDGIKAKLQEDASYIESLEAQISDLQARNAALEEQAASQANEQAAAEDHRQILEQQMQAQREQEEQQRLQDQQLQERLQELGQREQAQQRQLELITSEAEETRQQLSKLRTDYESLLAKHAQLTANAQAEREQLSSHNQEELADLHQKLAAKEADLHRQRQVYDAKLAAKATELDELECDLNDHVERAAAETRDLLQQVERSQELVNQRTEELQRLNEEFQEVERERSTLSREVTLLRLQQDSAEQDVLELQELRMQVMQDKTEMDNLRTQIDALCANHSQELQALQQQIAELDTLGQNQTDDQVYIETENKRLAEQLSELQAQLARQQQHQQQIHHPVAQSQQHPPPASLFFGGDALAAPSPFDEIAQPIRVSSLVASAPPPIPPPPTIEDLQRNVSDLEKHAQDLETKLLARNQSLAEQEERRLQLEQHLRELELLLRERDQQLAEIKAANEERERLAALEKLIQPAAAPTLDMFFGGQAGETVPDAVSHHLDLGLPQTEPVEEPLIQPKKAYLCQPKQEHQEPTTQSIDWGVDEDPWASAATEAPQTDVEPLHARIAQLELQLASSEQQKTELQTKAAKLMKRLKEYKTKATTTVTATPTVTVDNDLDSAIIEELKHQLQLHESRQAKAEELMQQHALEKEKLTKRIDVLTAGNDRMAELKERQDMDVQMYQARIRELQEKLNHLDQWDVPTAAAAPVAPAATSSLSGDEAARIENLQAENQDLNAECQELQEKLKEERRLAQMAQEIAAQVQSQKETLQEQLTERLQEVEELRQAQSNVEELQALKVEVDSLRQLQGEVTQLRSLQSEVEHLRSLQAELEHLRGLQPELEHLRGLQPELEHLRGLQPELEHLRGLQPELDHLRAFKLQQDQLGSQKIQEDHLEFQKIEQEHLRNLQGEVEQLRNLQTEVDQLRNLQPEVEHLRALKLQQDNQQQELQQLRHQLAQLEALRARDQAELEALRQSSQSQEAPLDVDSRSDEQMAQLQEKEAEIVHLKQRIEELMREDQTEKLVFEILTKNQELQMLRMQVKQLEEEREDHQVAAAPLSGDGESVEQLRVQCQQLQQEKSDMEEELRVLNNHVLSSLELEDRMKQTLLQLDTKNIEITELRRSLEVLQTQNLVQNPDSQQILDLAAINQQWEQLVEQKCGEVASIWQDHLAQREAAFKAQLEEITQQQQEQQQQKEQPQNQVQDQYTQGESTSDMMLKMQKALETQEMEIVTLKEQLAIRSAEYARLAAQYDPFRLQNRGGSGGNPAAVSAGGPPPLNANEPLPEYVLKADLDYALMMLHQRDMRVEEMILELVQLLEERDHLQLKLSDTLRQLETERSRVSDEPCATASSSAASGSSPSKTSSAGSSSELLGSTTSAAGSDLKQKLAELQTVKHSKDKAIVDEREQRLQQMIQLQKDMAKQGSGSQSVSGSVGTTATTTAPAPTPIGVDLSQSGLRSPSMMLMDWIMGSNNNKEEEAAAAATTGHQASG, encoded by the exons ATGGCGGAGGATTCGGCTGCTTTGGAGAGTTCCTATGatttctccatcgttcag CCAGACGATCACGAATATGGCGAGGTGGATACACGCTTGACGGGCAGCTCCAACGATCTGTCCTTGTTACAG AATGTATCCGCCAGCACAACGAGGGGCACCGAAGGCAAGGGCCGTTTGGACAGCCTTAAAGAGAATCTGTACAAACAGCAG GAACGCCTAACTGCCTTAAAAGAACGCGCCTTGAGAAAGTCCCAGGATGGGCGACGCAAGCCCAGCATGAGTGACTCCATGGAGTCGCTGAAGACGCTGGGACAGAAGCTCACCGTGTTGAAGACACGCTCTGGCGACTCCTCCACTCCACTGGTCACGCCCACAAAGGACAGCGCCCCCGGGGATGTGTCGCTGCTCCAGACCAGCGGCAACGAGAAGCTGCTGATGCTCACCCAACGCACGGAACAGAATCGCGCCCTTTTGGAGCAGCGAAAAAAGGATCTGGCGAAATCTCTGCTCTCTGTCAAGTCGAATATTGGCATTGGCCGCCAAACTACCGCCGAGCTGGGCTCGTCCATGACGGATCTGCGGCAGGCGGGGTCTACCTCCAATCCGCCAGTTTCCCGCCATCGTTCGGCCTTAGATTTGGAGGCCCAGGGTCAGGAGCCGCTGGACGAGAGCCGGGTGAAGTTGCTCAAGAATCGAATGAAAATCACGGAGCTTAAGCAGAGCCGTCAGGAGCAGGAGCTGCAGGAATTGCGCACGGAACTGGCCAAGCGCGCCAATCTCATCGAGCAATTGGAGCTATCCGGTGCGGAACTGCAGCGCACGCTAACACAGCGAAATGAGGAGTTGGAGCAATTGCGTCTGGGCCAAGAAGTGGAAAACAAGGTGACGGAGGGAGATAGcctgcagcagcaggagcattCTCGTCTCCAGGGAGAGGTTTTAGTCCTAAGAGAACGACTGGCAGAGCTGGAGAACGTAAACGATCTGCTAGAGACGACCCGCTGTGAACTTCAGGAGGAATTGACCACGGCACGCGAACGGGAGAGGCAGCGGGATCAGGAGCTGGAGCAAGAGCACGAGCACGAGAAGTCTTCCAGCAGTCCGCACTCGGATGCGGCGTCCACAGACGCCCAAGTGAGCGTGGAGCTGGCCAAACAGCTCCAAGAGCTCACCAATCAGCTCTCCGACCTGCAGGCCACCAACGAGGAGCTACGTCAGCAACTAGCCGCCCAAACGAAAATCCAGGTGAGCGATGAGGTTGTTTCCCAGCGCCTCGAGGAACTGGAAGCCACCATAGCAGCACAATCCTCTCAGTTGGAGGAGCAGAAGTCGGCAATGGCTGCCCAAAGTGAAGAGATCGCGGAAAAGACCACGGAACTCAATGTCCTTAATGTGAATCTGCGTCTGCTGGAGGAGAAACTGGCCCAAAGCAGTCGCAGTAAACCTTTGTTCCTGGACGACCATATGGAAGACAGTGCGGCTAGCAACCAGCTGCAGGAGGAGGTGCAGCAGTTGAAGCAGAAACTGGACGAATCCAACAAGGCCAACATCAAACTGAAACTCAAGTGCAAGCAGGCGGAGAAGCAGCTGCAGAAGCTCCAATCCCAGGATGGCCAGCAGCAATTGGCATCGCTGGCAGCGGATAACGAGGAGCTGCAGCAGAGGATCACGGTCCTGGAGGACGAGAAAGGTCAATGGCAGTTGGCCAACatgcaggaggaggaggtggaggtTCGCCAGCCACCCCAATCGCCGGAGTCCAATCCTCTGCAGTTGGAGGCTATTCGCCTGCTGGAAGAGCAGAAACAGGAATTGCAGCAGGCTTTGGAGGCACTGCAGCAAGGACACGAGTCTGCCCGCGTTGAATCTGAGCTGAGCGAAGTGCAAATGGAGGAGCAGCTCACCCAACGCGTTCAACAACTGGAGCAAGAGGCCCACGAGCAGCGCCAACAGCTGGACACCCTGCAGACGGAGAAGGAAACGCTGGACAAGAAGCTGACGCACTACATTAACGAGAACATGGAGCTGCTGGACAAATTGGAGAAGCTCAGCTCATCCAGTTCAGCGGAATCCATCGAAATAGTGGAGCGCCAGCAGTTGGAGTGTTTTGGCCAAAGACGTCCGGCCAGCGAGGGTGATGCCCAGGAGCAGAAGCAAGTGGATCCACCAGTGCCCAGTCACGTTAGTGAGCTCACCCAAACGGAGGAGGAGGATTCCCCAAGCGAGAGTATTTCTCAGCTGAGGGAACGCCTCGAACTTTTTACCCAGGAACGCGGAGAGGTACTAGACAAGCTGGAGCAACTGTCGGCGGAGAATTTGCAACTCCAGGCCAGACTGGAGGAGAGTTCCAGCTCACTGCAGATGCTGCAGCGTGAACGTGAAAAAGATCTGATCTCCTCCACATCCACCTCGTCCAATCTGTCGCAAGAACTGAGTTCTATGCAGCGATCGTCGGAGGTGGTGGCCACTTTGGATGCGGGCGAAGGAGGGCCCGTGCTCTTTGAGAAATGTGAAAAATCTCTAAGCAAGCTCAACTCGGAATTGGAGGCGTATCGCAAGGCCAACGATAGGCAGGCCAAGTTTAATGTGTCCAAGAAACTGGCCAAGGAGGCGAAGAACTGTCACACCCAGTTGAGCGAGCTTCTTCACAAGGTAAAAGAAGCTAGCACGGCGGTGGAAACTGTGACCGTCGTGGAGACAGTGGTGGCCGTCACCGCTCCCAATGGCAAAGCTCTGGCGGAGTACGAGCAGCTTAACGCCCAGAATGCGGAACTCAAGGCGGTGATCTCCCGCTTGCGCCAGGAATTGGATGAACTGAGGGATAGCTATCCCGAAGCAGAACCCCCATTGGCCATAATTGGTTCCGAGTCTCAAAGAGAAGAGGAGTTCCTGCAACTGCAATCGCTGCTGGAGGACACACGCTCTTCCGAGGCGGAGCTACGTCAGCAGATCGAGGAGCAACTGGAGCAAATCAGGGAACTGCGTCAAATCGAAGCCGATCAGTTGCAATTGGTGGCCAGGCAGAGTGCCGAGATCACACAGCTCCAGCTGCAAGCGGAGCAATTCGATCAGCTGCTAAACGCCAAGGAAATGAGCCATGAGAAGCAACTGGAGCAGCAGACGAGAATTCGGCGAGAGTTGGAGGCGCGCGGTGAGTCCCTGGAGGGCGAATTGAGCATCCTGCAGGCTCTAGTTGCCGAGCAGAAGCAGCAACTGATCGAGAACCTGAGCGAAAATGAGCATAATCTTAACCTTAAGATGCTGGAACTGCAATCCGCTCAAGAGGAGCTGGTGGAACTGAGGGCCAAAGAGGATCCGGATCAGCTGAGGGAGGCTCTGCGAATTAGCAAGAGCCTGGCTGCTCAGCAGATCAGTGAGCTGGCTTCCAGCCAGGAGACCATCGATGCCCTAAACCAGCAAATCCAGGAGTTGTACCAGGGAGTGGAGACAGCCCGCCAGGAAGAGCAGCTCAAGACCCGCGAACTGCGCGAGAAGCTCAAGAAATATGCCCTTAACCTCAAGAAGCGAACGCAGGACAATGCCGAGCTCGAGCAGAAGGTCCAAGAGCTGACCAGTCAAGTTCAAGAACTGCAGGAGGAGGTCAAGCAAAAGGAGCTGCTGGAACAGGAGGAGCGTGAGCCCATTGTGGATACCCAACAAGTGGAGCAGCTGCAGCAACAGATCAACAAGCTCAACGAGGATCTTAAGGCCAAGATCCATGCCAATCTGGAGAACCGCGATGCCCTGCGTCAGCTGAAGCAGCAAATTCAAGAGCAGGAGGAACTGATCCAACAGCGCGATGCTGAGCTTCAAGATGCCAATCTGGTTAACAAGGAATTGCGGCGCGAGCGCCAAGAAGCTGAGCAAGAAGTCTTCCAGCAGGGCCAGGAGAACTCCAGACTCAAGCAAGAACTCTCCCAGCGACAGCAGGAGATCCATAATCTCGAACAGAAGCTGAGGGAACAGCCAACGGCTATTGTAGATTTGCGGCTTCAATTAGAGGCAAAATCTAAGAAGTTCGAAAAGTCCAAGGAGCTGATAAAGCATCGCAATGCCACCATTCAAGCGTTGCAGCGAGAactgcagcagctgcagcagcagcaggacaACCAGGTGGAACATGTGCGAGCCAAGCGGGCAACGCAGGAGCAACTGCATCTGGAGAAGGACGAGGAG ATTGCTGCCCTTCGCCAGAAAATTACCCAGCTGGAGAGCCAAAGGATCAGTGCTGCCGAACACCAAGGCGATGGCACAATTACCAAGATCACACAGCAACAATTGGAATCCCAATCG CAAGCGGATTCGCTTCGGGACTCCGATAGGGAGCAGCAGGACCTCCGTATCCAATTGACGGCGgcccagcagcagcactcTCTGCTGGCGCAGCAGTATGCCAAAGATAAGGCCACCTTTGAATTGACCATCGACCGGCTGGGGACGATTCACGACGGCATTAAGGCCAAGCTGCAGGAGGATGCCTCGTACATTGAGTCGCTGGAGGCGCAGATCTCGGATCTGCAGGCCAGAAACGCTGCACTTGAGGAGCAGGCCGCCAGCCAGGCCAATGAACAGGCGGCGGCCGAGGATCACAGGCAAATACTGGAGCAACAGATGCAGGCACAACGCGAGCAGGAGGAGCAACAGCGACTGCAGGATCAGCAGCTACAGGAGCGACTACAGGAGCTTGGCCAACGGGAGCAGGCTCAACAACGCCAGCTCGAGTTGATCACCAGCGAAGCGGAAGAGACCAGGCAACAACTGTCTAAACTGCGAACGGACTACGAATCCCTGCTGGCCAAACATGCTCAGCTAACGGCCAACGCCCAGGCCGAACGGGAACAGCTGAGCAGCCACAATCAGGAGGAGCTGGCCGATCTGCACCAGAAATTGGCTGCCAAGGAGGCGGATCTGCATCGTCAGCGACAAGTTTATGATGCCAAGCTGGCCGCCAAGGCCACGGAACTCGATGAACTGGAGTGTGACCTCAATGACCATGTAGAACGAGCCGCTGCCGAGACACGAGATCTTCTCCAGCAAGTGGAGCGCTCACAAGAGCTGGTAAATCAACGCACGGAGGAACTGCAGCGACTCAACGAGGAGTTCCAGGAGGTGGAGCGCGAGAGGTCCACTTTAAGTCGAGAAGTGACCCTGCTGCGTTTGCAGCAGGACAGCGCCGAGCAGGACGTGCTGGAGCTCCAGGAACTCCGCATGCAGGTCATGCAGGACAAGACCGAAATGGACAATCTGCGCACGCAGATAGATGCCCTCTGCGCCAATCACAGCCAGGAGCTGCAGGCCTTGCAGCAGCAGATCGCCGAGCTGGACACTCTGGGTCAGAATCAAACGGACGATCAGGTCTACATCGAAACGGAGAACAAGCGGTTGGCGGAGCAGCTAAGCGAATTGCAGGCTCAGCTGGccaggcagcagcagcaccagcagcagattCATCATCCTGTTGCCCAATCTCAGCAGCATCCTCCACCGGCTTCCCTCTTCTTCGGCGGCGATGCTTTGGCCGCTCCCTCACCCTTCGATGAAATAGCCCAGCCGATAAGGGTTTCCTCGCTGGTGGCAAGTGCTCCGCCGCCTATTCCTCCGCCACCCACTATTGAGGATCTGCAGCGGAATGTCTCCGATCTGGAGAAGCATGCCCAGGATCTGGAAACGAAGCTGCTAGCGCGAAATCAGAGTTTAGCGGAACAGGAAGAGCGACGTCTGCAGTTGGAGCAGCATCTAAGGGAATTGGAGCTCCTGCTTAGGGAACGGGATCAGCAGCTGGCCGAGATTAAGGCGGCCAACGAGGAACGTGAGCGCTTGGCGGCGCTGGAGAAGCTCATCCAGCCGGCGGCAGCGCCCACATTGGACATGTTCTTTGGCGGACAGGCCGGGGAAACGGTGCCCGATGCAGTGAGTCACCATTTAGACTTGGGCCTGCCGCAAACAGAGCCAGTGGAGGAACCTCTCATTCAGCCCAAAAAGGCGTATCTTTGCCAGCCGAAGCAGGAGCATCAAGAGCCGACTACTCAATCCATTGATTGGGGTGTGGACGAGGATCCCTGGGCGAGTGCCGCCACCGAGGCGCCGCAAACCGATGTGGAACCCCTGCACGCAAGAATCGCCCAATTGGAGCTGCAGTTGGCCAGTTCCGAGCAACAGAAAACCGAGCTCCAGACCAAGGCCGCCAAGCTAATGAAACGACTAAAGGAATACAAAACGAAGGCAACGACGACAGTGACAGCCACGCCCACAGTCACAGTGGATAATGATCTGGATTCGGCCATTATTGAGGAGCTTAAGCACCAGCTCCAGTTGCACGAATCCCGTCAAGCCAAAGCGGAGGAGCTAATGCAGCAGCACGCCCTGGAAAAGGAGAAGCTAACCAAGCGGATTGATGTACTGACCGCAGGCAATGATCGTATGGCGGAGCTGAAGGAGCGCCAAGACATGGATGTGCAGATGTATCAGGCGCGCATCCGGGAGCTCCAGGAGAAGCTCAACCATCTGGACCAGTGGGATGTGCCCactgctgcagctgctccCGTTGCTCCTGCCGCCACTTCATCCTTAAGCGGCGATGAAGCGGCAAGGATTGAGAACCTGCAAGCTGAAAACCAGGATCTGAATGCCGAGTGCCAGGAACTGCAAGAGAAACTGAAGGAGGAGAGACGTTTAGCCCAAATGGCCCAGGAAATCGCGGCACAGGTTCAGTCCCAAAAGGAGACCCTACAGGAGCAATTAACGGAACGTTTGCAGGAGGTGGAGGAGCTTAGGCAGGCTCAGAGCAATGTGGAGGAGTTACAGGCTCTAAAAGTGGAGGTAGATTCCCTCCGACAGCTTCAGGGGGAGGTGACTCAGTTGAGAAGCCTCCAGTCCGAAGTCGAGCACTTGCGGAGCCTCCAAGCCGAACTTGAGCACTTGCGTGGCCTTCAACCCGAACTTGAGCACTTGCGTGGCCTTCAACCCGAACTTGAGCACTTGCGTGGCCTTCAACCCGAACTTGAGCACTTGCGTGGCCTTCAACCCGAACTGGACCACCTTCGGGCCTTCAAATTGCAGCAGGACCAATTGGGCAGTCAGAAAATTCAGGAGGATCATTTGGAGTTCCAAAAAATAGAACAGGAACACCTGAGGAACCTCCAGGGCGAGGTGGAGCAGCTGAGGAACCTGCAAACGGAGGTGGATCAGTTAAGGAACCTTCAGCCAGAAGTGGAGCACCTTAGAGCCCTCAAACTGCAGCAGGACAACCAACAACAGGAGCTTCAGCAACTACGCCACCAACTTGCCCAACTGGAAGCACTGCGCGCACGCGACCAAGCCGAATTGGAGGCACTGCGTCAGAGTAGCCAAAGTCAGGAGGCACCGCTGGACGTCGACTCCAGGAGCGATGAGCAGATGGCCCAGCTGCAGGAAAAGGAAGCCGAGATTGTGCATCTGAAGCAACGCATCGAAGAGCTAATGCGCGAAGACCAAACAGAGAAACTGGTCTTTGAGATCCTGACCAAAAACCAGGAACTGCAAATGCTACGCATGCAGGTTAAGCAACTGGAGGAGGAGAGGGAGGATCACCAGGTGGCCGCGGCTCCTTTATCGGGCGATGGGGAATCTGTGGAACAGCTGCGAGTCCAGTGCCAACAGCTTCAACAGGAAAAATCCGACATGGAGGAGGAGCTGCGCGTGCTGAACAATCATGTTCTCAGCAGCCTGGAGCTGGAGGACAGGATGAAGCAGACGCTGCTCCAGCTGGACACTAAAAACATTGAGATCACCGAACTGCGACGCTCCCTGGAGGTGCTGCAAACTCAAAATCTTGTCCAGAACCCCGATTCACAGCAAATTCTCGATCTGGCGGCAATCAATCAACAGTGGGAACAGCTGGTGGAGCAAAAGTGCGGCGAGGTGGCCAGCATTTGGCAGGATCATCTGGCTCAGAGGGAGGCCGCCTTTAAGGCTCAGCTGGAGGAGATTACccaacagcagcaggagcagcagcagcagaaggaACAGCCCCAAAACCAGGTTCAGGATCAATACACGCAGGGTGAATCCACCAGCGACATGATGCTGAAAATGCAAAAGGCACTGGAAACGCAGGAAATGGAGATTGTGACGCTCAAGGAGCAGCTGGCCATTCGATCGGCGGAGTATGCTCGCCTAGCTGCCCAATACGATCCCTTCCGGCTGCAGAATCGTGGAGGATCCGGTGGCAATCCGGCGGCCGTCTCAGCTGGCGGACCACCGCCCTTAAATGCCAACGAACCACTGCCCGAGTATGTGCTCAAAGCGGATCTGGACTACGCCCTGATGATGCTCCACCAGCGGGACATGCGCGTCGAGGAGATGATCCTGGAACTAGTGCAGCTGCTCGAGGAACGTGACCACCTGCAGCTGAAGCTATCGGACACGCTGCGCCAATTGGAGACAGAGCGGAGTCGCGTAAGCGATGAAC CCTGTGCCACGGCCTCCTCATCGGCCGCTTCGGGCAGCAGTCCCAGCAAAACGAGCAGTgccggcagcagcagcgaaCTCCTGGGCTCCACGACCAGTGCAGCGGGCAGTGACCTCAAGCAGAA GCTTGCAGAGTTACAGACGGTGAAGCATTCCAAGGACAAGGCCATCGTGGACGAGCGTGAGCAGCGCCTCCAGCAGATGATCCAGCTGCAGAAGGACATGGCCAAGCAGGGATCCGGTTCACAATCGGTTTCAGGATCAGTAGGAACAACAGCAACTACAACTGCACCGGCACCAACACCAATTGGCGTGGATCTCT CTCAGTCCGGATTGCGTTCGCCATCGATGATGCTCATGGACTGGATAAtgggcagcaacaacaacaaggaggaggaggcggcggcggcggcgacGACGGGTCACCAGGCCTCCGGCTAA